The Helianthus annuus cultivar XRQ/B chromosome 11, HanXRQr2.0-SUNRISE, whole genome shotgun sequence region GGCTTGCATATTGATGGGGTATGGGTTGCGGATCCGCCGTTGGTAAAAGATCACATCTTCTCTTTCTTTGCGGATAAGTTTGTTGAACCGGTGAACTCTAGGCCGGTGTTGTCGTGCCCGTTCTTATCCCAAGTGACATACGAGGAAGCTGAAATTCTGGTTTGTCCTTTCACTTTATCGGAAGTAAAAAATGCAGTTTGGGAATGCGAGGGAGACCGGGCTCCTGGGCCAGATGGAATAAATTTTaaattcataaaaaaaatctGGAATGTCCTAGAGGGAGATTCCGTGAATTTATTCCAACACTTTTTCTCGGCCGAACATTTAAACAACGGGTGTATGTCCTCCTTCCTAGCTCTTATTCCAAAACGGACGGATCCAGGTGGTCTTCACGAATACCGACCGATTAGTTTAATCGGTTGCATCAACAAAGTGGTGTCGAAGGTATTAGTAAACAGATTGAAGGCGGTGATTCATAAACTAGTATCGGAAGAACAAACGGGGTTTTTAGCGGGAAGAAGTATTCTTGATGGAGTGATTATCCTAAATGAGATTATACCTTGgctaaaaagaaagaaaaaggaagGAATGATTTTCAAAGTTGACATTGAAAAAGCTTACGGTTCTTTAAGCTGGGATTTTCTCAATTCTATACTTTGTTAAATGAATTTTCCAGCGAAGTGGCGGAACTGGGTCATGTCCATTGTAACGTCGGTCAGAGCGTCGGTCCTCGTAAATGGATCCCCAACACAGGAATTAACTGCTCGAGGGGCCTTAGGCAAGGAGATCCATTGTCTCCTTTCCTATTCGTTCTGGCGATGGAGGCCCTAACAGGAGTCATGAAGCAGGCCTGTGATATTGGGGTATTTAAAGGCCTAGGTTTGTCACAAAATGGGGCTCCGATATCTCATTTCTTATACGCTGATGATGTAATCTTCGTGGGTGAATGGAGTTTCAATAATCTGGTAGTCTTGAAACGCTTGCTTagatgtttttatttaagctcGGGCCTAAAAGTGAATCTGAAAAAGAGTAGTCTTTTCGGGATTGGTTTGGAAGACAATCAGGTTCAATTATTGGCAAATATGATGGGGTGTACAAGAGGGTCGTTCCCTTTTAAACATTTGGGATTGCAAGTAGGAGCCAATATGAATTTAATAAAAAATTGGGATCCGGTGGTGGAAATATTTCGAAGAAGGCTATCGCTTTGGAAGGCTAAAACACTTTCATTTGGTGGTCGTATTACCTTGGTATGTTCCGTTCTTAATGCATTACCTACATATTACTTCTCCTTGTATAAGGCTCCAATGGGGGTAATAAAAAAGTTGGAAAAGATACGTAGAGAGTTCTTGTGGGGGTCaattgaagaaaaagaaaaaatgaaGTGGGTGGCTTGGAAAAATATGATGACACCGAAAGAATTGGGAGGTATGGGGTTCGGATCCCTTAGAGTAATGAACCTAGCAATGCTTTCAAAGTGGTGATGGAGGTTTAAGATAGAAAAGGATAGTCTATGGAGGAAAGTTGTTTGGGAGATCCATAAGAATGCAAGAGGTTGGACCTTTATTCCACTAAAATCATCAATAACGAGCCCGTGGAAGCAAATTTTCAGTATTAAAGAGGACTTCAACACAGCAGGGGTGTGTCTGGAGTCTCTGTTTCGAGGTCGTCCAGGATGTGAAAGTGATATTTATTTCTGGAAAGAAAGGTGGCTCTTTGAGATCCCATTGTGTGAAAAATTTCCGACACTATTTCAGCTTGAAAGACAAAAGAACGCGCTTGTAAAAGACCGTCTGACAAATGGGATTTCCGGACCGGTGCCGGTCTTCTCTTGGTCCTGTTCTCCGTCATCTATATAAGAACTTCTTGAGCTGGGTTCCTTGTCTAATGCCTTGACTAGCTTCCAGTTTGGACAAAACTCGGATATGTGGACTTGGGTGCTAGATAGCTCGGGTTCGTTCTCTGTTTGCAGTGTCAAAGAGTGCCTTCAGAAGCGGTTTTTCTCGAATCTGCAGGTGGATTATGAGTGGAATAATTGGTGTCCTAAAAAGGTAAACTTTCTGATTTGGAGGCTAATACAAGACAAGATCCCGACGTATGCGGCTTTGGCGAGACGGAACATTCTACTCCAAGATGATACCTGTAAGCTGTGTGGTGAAGAGGTTGAATCAGCTTTGCATTTATTTGCATCATGCAGAATCGCGGAACAAGTGTGGGAATTCGTATCTCGATGGTGTCAAATCCAACAGGTCTACGCATTAGAGCTAAAGGATTTGGCGAATATACACAAAAATAATAATGGTTCTCAAAGGTGGAAGAAAGTGGTAAGCATGGTGACCAAAGCAGCCATTTGGGTTATTTGGAGGAGCCGAAACGTGGCGGTATTCGAAGGGAAACAGCCTTGTGTGAACAGGATGAAAGAAGAAATCAAGATGGTTGGATACATGTGGTTAAAAAGTAGGGTCAAGAACGTTAATATCTCATGGGGTGAGTGGTGTAATTTCGATTTACTTAGCATTGGTGTATAATGGTGATGTAATTGTTGTAATTTGGTGATCATCTGGCCAATAGTTTGATTGTCCAGGTGAATATGGAATAAAAAGTTTTTATtgatctttcaaaaaaaaaaattgcttcATGCAGGAGGATAATAAAAACTAGATCCATTCGTGCCGATTGATATCCTCATGGATATTCATGTGGTCCCGTTATATCATTTAGTTAATAAATTCCTAACTTTTAACAATAGTTAAAAAATTCCTAACTTTTAACAATATAAAGAGTAAACTATCAAAATGGTTCttaaggtttggtcacttttagcattttagttcaaaactcaaatcttttgaatctgTATCCATGTAGTTTGAAtttattgtcattttcatccaaaatcaaaatcttgtCAGATTTTGGAGTTAATGTctaatttttttttgtctttttcatctCTTTTAATAAAGGGTAAAATAGTCTTTTAGCGTTTTATTATAACAGATTAAAAAATCTAACCATTTTGCCTTTCATTAAAAGTAaggaaaaaga contains the following coding sequences:
- the LOC110888678 gene encoding uncharacterized protein LOC110888678, producing the protein MWTWVLDSSGSFSVCSVKECLQKRFFSNLQVDYEWNNWCPKKVNFLIWRLIQDKIPTYAALARRNILLQDDTCKLCGEEVESALHLFASCRIAEQVWEFVSRWCQIQQVYALELKDLANIHKNNNGSQRWKKVVSMVTKAAIWVIWRSRNVAVFEGKQPCVNRMKEEIKMVGYMWLKSRVKNVNISWGEWCNFDLLSIGV